A section of the Phacochoerus africanus isolate WHEZ1 chromosome 4, ROS_Pafr_v1, whole genome shotgun sequence genome encodes:
- the DAZAP1 gene encoding DAZ-associated protein 1 isoform X4, translated as MNNSGADEIGKLFVGGLDWSTTQETLRSYFSQYGEVVDCVIMKDKTTNQSRGFGFVKFKDPNCVGTVLASRPHTLDGRNIDPKPCTPRGMQPERTRPKEGWQKGPRSDNSKSNKIFVGGIPHNCGETELREYFKKFGVVTEVVMIYDAEKQRPRGFGFITFEDEQSVDQAVNMHFHDIMGKKVEVKRAEPRDSKSQAPGQPGASQWGSRVVPNAANGWAGQPPPTWQQGYGPQGMWVPAGQAIGGYGPPPAGRGAPPPPPPFTSYIVSTPPGGFPPPQGFPQGYGAPPQFSFGYGPPPPPPDQFAPPGVPPPPATPGAAPLAFPPPPSQAAPDMSKPPTAQPDFPYSQYGLGTYSPDPPGFGPHFVYTLMVRLSSDVA; from the exons GAAGCTCTTTGTGGGCGGTCTTGACTGGAGCACCACCCAAG AGACGCTGCGCAGCTACTTTTCCCAGTATGGCGAGGTCGTGGACTGCGTGATCATGAAAGACAAGACAACCAACCAGTCTCGAGGCTTTGGGTTTGTCAAGTTCAAAGACCCGAACTGCGTGGGCACTGTGCTGGCCAGCAGACCACATACCCTCGACGGCCGAAAT ATCGACCCAAAGCCATGTACACCTCGGGGGATGCAGCCGGAGAGGACACGGCCGAAGGAAGGATGG CAGAAAGGACCCAGGAGTGATAACAGTAAATCCAATAAGATATTTGTCGGTGGAATCCCTCACAACTGTGGTGAGACAGAGCTCAGGGAATACTTCAAGAAATTTGGAGTG GTCACAGAAGTGGTCATGATCTATGACGCGGAGAAGCAGAGGCCTCGAG GTTTTGGATTTATTACTTTCGAGGACGAACAATCAGTGGACCAGGCTGTCAACATGCATTTTCACGACATCATGGGCAAAAAA GTGGAAGTTAAACGGGCCGAGCCTCGGGACAGCAAAAGCCAAGCGCCAGGACAGCCGGGTGCCAGCCAGTGGGGCAGCCGGGTCGTCCCCAATGCCGCCAATGGCTGGGCAGGCCAGCCCCCACCCACGTGGCAGCAAGGATACGGCCCTCAAG GAATGTGGGTGCCAGCAGGACAGGCAATAG GTGGCTACGGACCGCCCCCTGCGGGAAGAGGAgcgcccccaccacccccacccttcaCTTCCTACATCGTGTCCACCCCTCCTGGAGGGTTCCCCCCTCCTCAGGGCTTTCCCCAGGGCTACGGCGCACCCCCGCAATtca GTTTTGGCTACGggcctccacctcccccaccagATCAGTTTGCCCCTCCAGGGGTTCCCCCTCCACCGGCTACTCCAGGGGCAGCGCCTCTGGCCTTCCCACCACCTCCTTCTCAAGCTGCCCCGGACATGAGCAAACCACCGACAGCCCAGCCCGACTTCCCATACAGTCAGTATG GCCTGGGTACCTATTCTCCAGACCCGCCAGGCTTCGGCCCACACTTTGTTTACACTCTTATGGTCAGGCTGAGCAGTGATGTGGCCTAG
- the RPS15 gene encoding 40S ribosomal protein S15: MAEVEQKKKRTFRKFTYRGVDLDQLLDMSYEQLMQLYSARQRRRLNRGLRRKQHSLLKRLRKAKKEAPPMEKPEVVKTHLRDMIILPEMVGSMVGVYNGKTFNQVEIKPEMIGHYLGEFSITYKPVKHGRPGIGATHSSRFIPLK; this comes from the exons ATG GCGGAAGTAGAGCAGAAGAAGAAGCGGACCTTCCGCAAGTTCACCTACCGCGGCGTGGACCTCGACCAGCTGCTGGACATGTCTTA CGAGCAGCTGATGCAGCTGTACAGCGCacggcagcggcggcggctgaACCGAGGTCTGAGGAGGAAGCAGCACTCGCTGCTTAAGCGCCTGCGCAAGGCCAAGAAGGAGGCGCCACCCATGGAGAAGCCAGAGGTAGTGAAGACGCACCTGCGAGACATGATCATCCTGCCCGAGATGGTGGGCAGCATGGTAGGCGTCTACAATGGCAAGACCTTCAACCAGGTGGAGATCAAG CCTGAGATGATTGGACACTACCTAGGCGAATTCTCCATCACGTACAAGCCTGTGAAGCATGGCCGGCCTGGTATCGGGGCCACGCACTCCTCCCGCTTCATCCCACTCAAGTAG
- the DAZAP1 gene encoding DAZ-associated protein 1 isoform X1: MNNSGADEIGKLFVGGLDWSTTQETLRSYFSQYGEVVDCVIMKDKTTNQSRGFGFVKFKDPNCVGTVLASRPHTLDGRNIDPKPCTPRGMQPERTRPKEGWQKGPRSDNSKSNKIFVGGIPHNCGETELREYFKKFGVVTEVVMIYDAEKQRPRGFGFITFEDEQSVDQAVNMHFHDIMGKKVEVKRAEPRDSKSQAPGQPGASQWGSRVVPNAANGWAGQPPPTWQQGYGPQGMWVPAGQAIGGYGPPPAGRGAPPPPPPFTSYIVSTPPGGFPPPQGFPQGYGAPPQFSFGYGPPPPPPDQFAPPGVPPPPATPGAAPLAFPPPPSQAAPDMSKPPTAQPDFPYSQYGYGQDLAGFGQGFSDPSQQPPSYGGPSVPGSGGPPAGGSGFGRGQNHNVQGFHPYRR, from the exons GAAGCTCTTTGTGGGCGGTCTTGACTGGAGCACCACCCAAG AGACGCTGCGCAGCTACTTTTCCCAGTATGGCGAGGTCGTGGACTGCGTGATCATGAAAGACAAGACAACCAACCAGTCTCGAGGCTTTGGGTTTGTCAAGTTCAAAGACCCGAACTGCGTGGGCACTGTGCTGGCCAGCAGACCACATACCCTCGACGGCCGAAAT ATCGACCCAAAGCCATGTACACCTCGGGGGATGCAGCCGGAGAGGACACGGCCGAAGGAAGGATGG CAGAAAGGACCCAGGAGTGATAACAGTAAATCCAATAAGATATTTGTCGGTGGAATCCCTCACAACTGTGGTGAGACAGAGCTCAGGGAATACTTCAAGAAATTTGGAGTG GTCACAGAAGTGGTCATGATCTATGACGCGGAGAAGCAGAGGCCTCGAG GTTTTGGATTTATTACTTTCGAGGACGAACAATCAGTGGACCAGGCTGTCAACATGCATTTTCACGACATCATGGGCAAAAAA GTGGAAGTTAAACGGGCCGAGCCTCGGGACAGCAAAAGCCAAGCGCCAGGACAGCCGGGTGCCAGCCAGTGGGGCAGCCGGGTCGTCCCCAATGCCGCCAATGGCTGGGCAGGCCAGCCCCCACCCACGTGGCAGCAAGGATACGGCCCTCAAG GAATGTGGGTGCCAGCAGGACAGGCAATAG GTGGCTACGGACCGCCCCCTGCGGGAAGAGGAgcgcccccaccacccccacccttcaCTTCCTACATCGTGTCCACCCCTCCTGGAGGGTTCCCCCCTCCTCAGGGCTTTCCCCAGGGCTACGGCGCACCCCCGCAATtca GTTTTGGCTACGggcctccacctcccccaccagATCAGTTTGCCCCTCCAGGGGTTCCCCCTCCACCGGCTACTCCAGGGGCAGCGCCTCTGGCCTTCCCACCACCTCCTTCTCAAGCTGCCCCGGACATGAGCAAACCACCGACAGCCCAGCCCGACTTCCCATACAGTCAGTATG GTTACGGACAGGATCTGGCCGGCTTCGGACAGGGCTTCTCAGACCCCAGCCAGCAGCCCCCCTCCTATGGGGGCCCCTCAGTGCCGGGCTCGGGGGGTCCCCCTGCAGGCGGAAGTGGCTTTGGACGCGGTCAGAACCACAACGTACAAGGATTCCACCCCTACCGACGCTAG
- the DAZAP1 gene encoding DAZ-associated protein 1 isoform X3, translated as MTRRSRGLEVEVKRAEPRDSKSQAPGQPGASQWGSRVVPNAANGWAGQPPPTWQQGYGPQGMWVPAGQAIGGYGPPPAGRGAPPPPPPFTSYIVSTPPGGFPPPQGFPQGYGAPPQFSFGYGPPPPPPDQFAPPGVPPPPATPGAAPLAFPPPPSQAAPDMSKPPTAQPDFPYSQYGYGQDLAGFGQGFSDPSQQPPSYGGPSVPGSGGPPAGGSGFGRGQNHNVQGFHPYRR; from the exons ATGACGCGGAGAAGCAGAGGCCTCGAG GTGGAAGTTAAACGGGCCGAGCCTCGGGACAGCAAAAGCCAAGCGCCAGGACAGCCGGGTGCCAGCCAGTGGGGCAGCCGGGTCGTCCCCAATGCCGCCAATGGCTGGGCAGGCCAGCCCCCACCCACGTGGCAGCAAGGATACGGCCCTCAAG GAATGTGGGTGCCAGCAGGACAGGCAATAG GTGGCTACGGACCGCCCCCTGCGGGAAGAGGAgcgcccccaccacccccacccttcaCTTCCTACATCGTGTCCACCCCTCCTGGAGGGTTCCCCCCTCCTCAGGGCTTTCCCCAGGGCTACGGCGCACCCCCGCAATtca GTTTTGGCTACGggcctccacctcccccaccagATCAGTTTGCCCCTCCAGGGGTTCCCCCTCCACCGGCTACTCCAGGGGCAGCGCCTCTGGCCTTCCCACCACCTCCTTCTCAAGCTGCCCCGGACATGAGCAAACCACCGACAGCCCAGCCCGACTTCCCATACAGTCAGTATG GTTACGGACAGGATCTGGCCGGCTTCGGACAGGGCTTCTCAGACCCCAGCCAGCAGCCCCCCTCCTATGGGGGCCCCTCAGTGCCGGGCTCGGGGGGTCCCCCTGCAGGCGGAAGTGGCTTTGGACGCGGTCAGAACCACAACGTACAAGGATTCCACCCCTACCGACGCTAG
- the DAZAP1 gene encoding DAZ-associated protein 1 isoform X2 produces the protein MNNSGADEIGKLFVGGLDWSTTQETLRSYFSQYGEVVDCVIMKDKTTNQSRGFGFVKFKDPNCVGTVLASRPHTLDGRNIDPKPCTPRGMQPERTRPKEGWKGPRSDNSKSNKIFVGGIPHNCGETELREYFKKFGVVTEVVMIYDAEKQRPRGFGFITFEDEQSVDQAVNMHFHDIMGKKVEVKRAEPRDSKSQAPGQPGASQWGSRVVPNAANGWAGQPPPTWQQGYGPQGMWVPAGQAIGGYGPPPAGRGAPPPPPPFTSYIVSTPPGGFPPPQGFPQGYGAPPQFSFGYGPPPPPPDQFAPPGVPPPPATPGAAPLAFPPPPSQAAPDMSKPPTAQPDFPYSQYGYGQDLAGFGQGFSDPSQQPPSYGGPSVPGSGGPPAGGSGFGRGQNHNVQGFHPYRR, from the exons GAAGCTCTTTGTGGGCGGTCTTGACTGGAGCACCACCCAAG AGACGCTGCGCAGCTACTTTTCCCAGTATGGCGAGGTCGTGGACTGCGTGATCATGAAAGACAAGACAACCAACCAGTCTCGAGGCTTTGGGTTTGTCAAGTTCAAAGACCCGAACTGCGTGGGCACTGTGCTGGCCAGCAGACCACATACCCTCGACGGCCGAAAT ATCGACCCAAAGCCATGTACACCTCGGGGGATGCAGCCGGAGAGGACACGGCCGAAGGAAGGATGG AAAGGACCCAGGAGTGATAACAGTAAATCCAATAAGATATTTGTCGGTGGAATCCCTCACAACTGTGGTGAGACAGAGCTCAGGGAATACTTCAAGAAATTTGGAGTG GTCACAGAAGTGGTCATGATCTATGACGCGGAGAAGCAGAGGCCTCGAG GTTTTGGATTTATTACTTTCGAGGACGAACAATCAGTGGACCAGGCTGTCAACATGCATTTTCACGACATCATGGGCAAAAAA GTGGAAGTTAAACGGGCCGAGCCTCGGGACAGCAAAAGCCAAGCGCCAGGACAGCCGGGTGCCAGCCAGTGGGGCAGCCGGGTCGTCCCCAATGCCGCCAATGGCTGGGCAGGCCAGCCCCCACCCACGTGGCAGCAAGGATACGGCCCTCAAG GAATGTGGGTGCCAGCAGGACAGGCAATAG GTGGCTACGGACCGCCCCCTGCGGGAAGAGGAgcgcccccaccacccccacccttcaCTTCCTACATCGTGTCCACCCCTCCTGGAGGGTTCCCCCCTCCTCAGGGCTTTCCCCAGGGCTACGGCGCACCCCCGCAATtca GTTTTGGCTACGggcctccacctcccccaccagATCAGTTTGCCCCTCCAGGGGTTCCCCCTCCACCGGCTACTCCAGGGGCAGCGCCTCTGGCCTTCCCACCACCTCCTTCTCAAGCTGCCCCGGACATGAGCAAACCACCGACAGCCCAGCCCGACTTCCCATACAGTCAGTATG GTTACGGACAGGATCTGGCCGGCTTCGGACAGGGCTTCTCAGACCCCAGCCAGCAGCCCCCCTCCTATGGGGGCCCCTCAGTGCCGGGCTCGGGGGGTCCCCCTGCAGGCGGAAGTGGCTTTGGACGCGGTCAGAACCACAACGTACAAGGATTCCACCCCTACCGACGCTAG